TTAGCCTTACTAAATGGAATAACAAAAAGCTAAATCATGAAGAAAAAAGTTTTGTTTTTTTTAAAAGCTAGTGGCGCATTCATTTGTGTAGTACTTATAGTTCTTACGACAGCTTATCTATGGCCAATGAGTACCTTACAGCCTCCAAAGCTATCAAAGAAGGCCATCATAAAGAATGTTAATATCATTGATGTAGTTTCAGGTAAAGTATTGAAGAAGCAATCTGTTTTCATTGAGCGCTCTCGAATTACAAAAATTGATAGCACAAATAAAATAGATTCTAATCAAGCTTTAATAATCGATGGCACTGGTAAATTCCTCATTCCAGGTTTATGGGATATGCATACTCATTCCAACCAACATTCAGAATGGTTGCATCATCCACTGTACATCGCAAATGGCATTACTGGCGTACGGGATATGTCTGGTCAATTGAATGAGAATGACAGTTATTGGGTGGGTAGTAAAGAACGATTACAGTGGAATAAAGACCTAGAGAATAACACTAGGGTCACACCGAGATACGCATTACAAAGCAGTTACCAAATGGATGGTGAAAAAGCCATTCCTGAAGGTGCTCCAGACTTTTTTAAACTGCAAAATCCATCACAGGTTGATTCACTATTACAATTCTATAAAAAGAAAAAGGTAGATTTTATAAAGGTGTATCAGCAATTGCCAAAAAACACTTACAAAACATTAGCGTTAAGAGCACCTCAGTATGGGTTGCATCTGGCAGGTCATAAGCCCATGTTTCTAAGTTTGGAAGAAGCGGTTAATTTGGGGCAAAAAAGTTTTGAACACGGTCGCATATTCATGTACGAGTGTTTCCCAGAAACGGATAGTTTAAAGCATCCAACGAATTGGAAAGCCTATTTTTCTAAATCAAAAGCAAAGATTGTACAACAGTTTGACAGTGTCCATGCAAAAGCATTAATGCGTTTAATGGAGCAAAAAAAAGCCTATTGGACACCAACCTTGCAGACCTTAAAGTTTGAAGCCAATGCATATAAGGAAGCCTTTACAAACAATGAAAATCTAAAGTATATCACCAAGATTAGAAAACAACTATGGTGGAAGTACGATACAGATCATAATAAAAAGAAAAATCTCGAAAGAAAAGGTATTAGTTTAAGTGAACAATTTTATGAAGCTTCAAAAAAACAAGTAAGAATGGCAAATAGCATGGGGGTGCCCATTATGGCAGGAACTGATGTTACCGACTCTTATGTGTTTGCCGGATTTAGTTTGCATGATGAATTGTACGAATTAACTTCTTCCGGGATGACCAATCTTGAAGCTTTACAAAGTGCAACCGTAGTTCCGGCAACCTACTCAAATGCAATTGAGGATTATGGTACTATTGAAATAGGCAAAAAAGCAGACTTGGTTT
The genomic region above belongs to Maribacter hydrothermalis and contains:
- a CDS encoding amidohydrolase family protein; translated protein: MKKKVLFFLKASGAFICVVLIVLTTAYLWPMSTLQPPKLSKKAIIKNVNIIDVVSGKVLKKQSVFIERSRITKIDSTNKIDSNQALIIDGTGKFLIPGLWDMHTHSNQHSEWLHHPLYIANGITGVRDMSGQLNENDSYWVGSKERLQWNKDLENNTRVTPRYALQSSYQMDGEKAIPEGAPDFFKLQNPSQVDSLLQFYKKKKVDFIKVYQQLPKNTYKTLALRAPQYGLHLAGHKPMFLSLEEAVNLGQKSFEHGRIFMYECFPETDSLKHPTNWKAYFSKSKAKIVQQFDSVHAKALMRLMEQKKAYWTPTLQTLKFEANAYKEAFTNNENLKYITKIRKQLWWKYDTDHNKKKNLERKGISLSEQFYEASKKQVRMANSMGVPIMAGTDVTDSYVFAGFSLHDELYELTSSGMTNLEALQSATVVPATYSNAIEDYGTIEIGKKADLVLLDKNPLLDINNTKSINGVLLNGVYYNREKLRELKQFTASAAGSFHMNVKTLVSLLNSPLIRVQFAD